Proteins from a genomic interval of Sphingobacterium sp. SYP-B4668:
- a CDS encoding class I SAM-dependent methyltransferase, giving the protein MSYFHDTYFVLIDDKYSIFRVLMSFIFLNFKDAMIMDNKSTLKEIEERFDRDVARFANLKTGQQTTLDAKFNMDIITDGILQVYPEIHDVLDIGCGAGNYPVNLLMKANSNANVTLIDLSKPMLSKARERIEKLTSGEIREIKGDFRSANLKECSFDVIIATAVLHHLRDDADWESAFSNCYKWLKPGGSIWIFDLVAHNQARMQELIYTVKYGEYLTGLKDEAYRDHVFAYIEKEDSPRSVDFQLDLLRKVGFSSVDILHKHLCFASFVAFK; this is encoded by the coding sequence ATGTCGTATTTCCATGATACTTATTTTGTATTGATTGATGATAAATATAGTATTTTTAGAGTATTGATGAGTTTTATATTTTTGAATTTTAAAGATGCTATGATTATGGACAACAAATCAACATTAAAGGAAATAGAGGAACGATTCGATCGCGATGTTGCGAGATTTGCAAATTTGAAAACGGGTCAGCAAACTACGTTGGATGCTAAATTCAATATGGATATCATTACGGATGGGATTTTGCAAGTCTACCCGGAGATACATGACGTGCTCGATATTGGATGTGGTGCTGGAAATTATCCCGTAAACCTCTTGATGAAAGCGAATTCTAATGCCAACGTAACGCTAATTGATTTAAGTAAGCCAATGTTGTCTAAGGCTCGCGAGCGGATTGAAAAGTTGACTTCTGGCGAAATTAGAGAAATAAAGGGCGATTTCAGGAGTGCGAATTTAAAGGAATGTAGCTTTGATGTTATCATTGCTACTGCTGTATTGCACCACCTGCGAGATGATGCGGACTGGGAATCTGCATTTTCAAATTGCTACAAATGGCTAAAACCGGGTGGAAGCATCTGGATATTTGATCTAGTCGCTCATAACCAAGCTCGGATGCAAGAGTTGATTTATACGGTCAAATATGGAGAATATTTGACTGGTTTGAAAGATGAAGCTTATCGTGATCACGTATTTGCGTATATAGAGAAAGAAGATAGTCCTAGAAGCGTCGACTTCCAGTTGGATCTATTGCGAAAAGTTGGATTTTCATCGGTGGATATTTTGCACAAACATCTCTGCTTCGCATCTTTTGTAGCTTTTAAGTAG
- a CDS encoding aconitate hydratase — translation MAFDIEMIKKVYSQYDERIRAARELVNKPLTLSEKILYAHLWDGNAKEAYERGNSYVDFAPDRVAMQDATAQMALLQFMQAGRAQVAVPSTVHCDHLIQAKEGAEKDLNRAKQESSEVFNFLSSVSNKYGIGFWKPGAGIIHQVVLENYAFPGGMMIGTDSHTVNAGGLGMIAIGVGGADACDVMAGLPWELKFPKLIGVKLTGKLSGWTSPKDVILKVAGILTVKGGTGAIVEYFGEGATSMSCTGKGTICNMGAEIGATTSTFGYDESMERYLRATDREDVADAANTIKEHLTADPEVYAAPEKYFDQVIEINLSELEPSLNGPFTPDLYTPISRMREEAQKNGWPLTVEWGLIGSCTNSSYEDLSRAASIAKQAVDKGLVTRAEFGINPGSEQVRYTADRDGLLKTFEDLNATIFTNACGPCIGMWDRVGADKQEKNTIVHSFNRNFAKRADGNPNTFAFVTSPEMVAAIAISGNLGFNPLTDTLTNSKGEEVKLDPPVGDELPQRGFAVEDAGYQAPAEDGSNVVVAVSPDSDRLQLLEPFAAWEGTDLKGLKLLIKAKGKCTTDHISMAGPWLKYRGHLDNISNNMLIGAVNFFNEKTDSVKNQLTGEYGAVPATQRAYKASGIGSIVVGDENYGEGSSREHAAMEPRHLGVRAVLVKSFARIHETNLKKQGMLGLTFANKEDYDKVQENDTIDILGLTTFAPNTPLTIVLHHADGSEDKILANHTYNEQQINWFKAGGALNIIRQNQKN, via the coding sequence ATGGCATTTGATATAGAAATGATAAAAAAGGTATATAGCCAATATGATGAGCGCATCCGTGCTGCTCGTGAATTGGTCAATAAGCCTTTGACGCTATCTGAAAAAATTTTGTATGCGCACCTTTGGGATGGCAATGCCAAAGAGGCTTACGAGCGTGGAAACTCTTATGTTGACTTTGCTCCGGATCGTGTTGCTATGCAGGATGCAACTGCTCAAATGGCATTGTTGCAGTTTATGCAAGCTGGTCGGGCGCAAGTTGCCGTGCCTTCAACGGTGCATTGCGACCACTTGATCCAGGCTAAGGAAGGTGCCGAAAAGGACTTGAACCGTGCAAAGCAGGAAAGCTCAGAGGTATTCAATTTCTTAAGCTCCGTTTCTAATAAATATGGTATTGGCTTCTGGAAACCCGGGGCTGGTATTATCCATCAAGTCGTATTGGAGAATTATGCTTTCCCTGGTGGTATGATGATCGGTACCGACTCTCACACCGTGAATGCGGGTGGTTTAGGAATGATTGCAATTGGTGTCGGCGGAGCTGATGCATGTGACGTCATGGCAGGATTGCCATGGGAGCTGAAATTTCCGAAATTGATTGGCGTCAAATTAACGGGTAAATTAAGCGGTTGGACGTCTCCAAAAGATGTAATCCTTAAGGTCGCGGGTATTTTGACTGTCAAAGGTGGTACTGGTGCAATTGTTGAATATTTTGGCGAAGGTGCTACATCTATGTCTTGCACGGGTAAAGGAACCATTTGTAATATGGGGGCTGAAATTGGTGCTACAACATCTACATTCGGATACGATGAATCTATGGAACGTTATCTCCGTGCCACTGACCGTGAAGATGTTGCTGATGCTGCCAATACAATCAAAGAGCATCTGACGGCTGATCCAGAAGTCTATGCTGCACCAGAAAAATACTTTGACCAAGTAATTGAAATTAACTTGTCTGAATTGGAACCAAGTTTGAATGGTCCATTTACACCTGATTTATATACGCCTATTTCGCGGATGCGTGAAGAAGCACAGAAAAACGGATGGCCACTGACAGTAGAGTGGGGATTGATTGGGTCATGTACGAACTCCTCCTACGAAGATTTGTCAAGAGCTGCTTCTATTGCAAAGCAGGCAGTAGATAAAGGTTTGGTAACTAGAGCAGAATTTGGTATAAATCCCGGATCAGAGCAAGTGCGCTACACTGCGGATCGTGATGGATTGTTGAAAACATTTGAAGATTTGAATGCAACAATCTTTACCAATGCATGTGGCCCATGTATCGGTATGTGGGATCGGGTCGGTGCGGATAAACAGGAAAAAAATACAATCGTACACTCATTCAACCGTAATTTTGCTAAGCGTGCAGATGGCAACCCGAATACGTTTGCGTTTGTAACATCACCAGAGATGGTTGCTGCTATTGCAATTTCGGGTAATTTAGGTTTTAATCCATTGACTGACACTCTTACGAATAGCAAAGGCGAGGAAGTGAAATTAGACCCACCTGTAGGGGACGAATTGCCCCAAAGAGGATTTGCGGTTGAAGATGCGGGCTATCAAGCTCCAGCTGAAGATGGGTCGAATGTGGTCGTTGCCGTAAGCCCGGATTCTGATCGTTTGCAATTGTTGGAACCTTTTGCAGCTTGGGAGGGAACAGATCTAAAAGGGTTGAAGTTGTTGATTAAGGCAAAGGGTAAATGTACCACCGACCATATCTCTATGGCTGGCCCATGGTTGAAATATCGTGGTCATTTGGATAATATTTCAAACAACATGTTGATTGGTGCCGTTAACTTCTTCAACGAAAAGACAGATTCGGTAAAGAACCAATTGACAGGAGAGTACGGTGCAGTTCCAGCAACACAGCGGGCTTATAAAGCCTCAGGTATTGGCTCGATCGTGGTGGGCGATGAAAACTATGGAGAGGGTTCTTCACGTGAACACGCCGCTATGGAACCTCGTCATTTGGGCGTTCGTGCTGTATTAGTGAAATCTTTTGCTCGTATCCATGAAACAAACTTGAAAAAACAAGGTATGTTGGGGTTGACATTTGCTAATAAAGAAGATTATGACAAAGTCCAAGAGAACGATACGATTGATATCTTGGGATTGACTACATTTGCGCCTAATACTCCTTTGACAATTGTATTGCATCATGCTGATGGTAGCGAAGATAAAATCTTAGCAAACCATACTTATAATGAACAGCAAATCAACTGGTTCAAGGCAGGGGGTGCATTGAATATTATTCGTCAAAATCAAAAAAACTAG
- the rpe gene encoding ribulose-phosphate 3-epimerase — translation MSLQKHLIAPSVLAADFANLRDDIQMVNNSEADWFHIDIMDGVFVPNISFGFPVMQAIAKHATKPLDVHLMIVDPDRYLKVCKDSGADIITVHYEACTHLHRTLAAIKELGCKAGVALNPHTPVALLKDVLADLDLVCLMSVNPGFGGQKFITNTYAKVQELRGMAQGVNDGLFIEVDGGVTTDNAARLLKAGADVLVAGSFVFSAKDPIATVKSLKDIDINVQNI, via the coding sequence ATGTCTCTTCAAAAACATCTTATAGCACCTTCTGTACTAGCTGCTGATTTTGCAAATCTTCGTGATGATATTCAAATGGTCAATAATAGTGAAGCCGATTGGTTCCATATTGATATCATGGATGGCGTGTTTGTCCCAAATATATCTTTTGGCTTTCCTGTGATGCAGGCGATAGCGAAGCATGCTACAAAGCCTTTAGATGTACATTTGATGATTGTGGATCCAGATCGCTATTTGAAGGTGTGTAAAGATTCAGGTGCGGATATTATCACGGTTCATTATGAGGCATGTACACATTTACATCGGACACTTGCTGCAATTAAAGAATTGGGGTGTAAAGCAGGCGTGGCGTTAAATCCGCATACTCCTGTAGCACTTCTAAAAGATGTTTTGGCAGATTTGGATTTGGTATGTCTAATGTCGGTAAATCCTGGATTTGGTGGACAGAAGTTTATCACAAATACTTATGCCAAAGTTCAGGAACTCCGAGGTATGGCCCAAGGTGTCAATGATGGGTTATTTATTGAAGTCGATGGGGGCGTTACCACAGATAATGCCGCTCGATTGTTGAAAGCAGGGGCAGATGTTTTGGTCGCCGGTTCTTTCGTGTTCAGTGCGAAGGACCCTATAGCGACAGTGAAATCGCTGAAAGATATTGATATAAACGTACAAAATATATAA
- a CDS encoding bifunctional aconitate hydratase 2/2-methylisocitrate dehydratase — protein MSIYNDYVLEVVEREGQGLHPKPIDGAELLSEIIAQIKDVNNENRAESLKLFIYNTLPGTTPAAGVKAQFLKEIILGESAVAEIAPNFAFELLSHMKGGPSIDVLLDLALGTDSAIAQQAAEVLKTQVFLYDADTARLKEAFEQGNVIAKDILESYVKAEFFTKLPEVAEEIQIVTFIAGEGDISTDLLSPGNQAHSRSDRELHGKCMITPEAQQQIQDLQRQHVGKSVMLIAEKGTMGVGSSRMSGVNNVALWTGKQASPYVPFVNIAPIVGGTNGISPIFLTTVDVTGGIGVDLKNWVKKVDANGNVVRNEKDEPILEEVYSVATGTVLTINTKTKKLYNGTEELIDISKALTPQKMEFIKAGGSYAIVFGKKIQTFAAQTLGVEAPAVFAPAKEITIEGQGLTAVEKIFNKNAVGVSPGKVLHAGSDVRVKVNIVGSQDTTGLMTAQELEAMAATVIAPTVDGAYQSGCHTASVWDKKAQANIPKLMKFMNDFGLITARDPKGSYHSMTDVIHKVLNDITIDEWAIIIGGDSHTRMSKGVAFGADSGTVALALATGEASMPIPESVKVTFKGSMKEHMDFRDVVHATQSQMLQQFAGENVFQGRIIEVHIGTLLADQAFTFTDWTAEMKAKASICISQDDTLIESLEIAKNRIQIMIDKGMENKNNVLQGLIEKANRRIEEIKSGVKPALTPDTNAKYYAEVVIDLNIIEEPMIADPDVNNADVSKRYTHDTIRELSYYGGNKKVDLGFVGSCMVHKDDLKIVSKMLKNIEQQQGAVTFKAPLVVAAPTYNIIDELKDEGDWEFLQKYSGFEFSDALPKSAARTEYENIMYLERPGCNLCMGNQEKAAKGDTVMATSTRLFQGRVVEDRDGKKGESLLASTPVVVLSAILGRIPNMEEYKAAVEGINLTKFAPIPTK, from the coding sequence ATGAGTATTTACAACGATTACGTACTAGAGGTTGTAGAACGAGAAGGCCAAGGGTTACATCCTAAGCCAATTGACGGAGCAGAATTACTAAGTGAGATAATTGCTCAAATTAAAGACGTGAACAATGAGAATAGAGCAGAGTCTCTAAAGTTGTTTATTTATAATACTCTGCCGGGTACAACTCCAGCAGCAGGGGTTAAGGCCCAATTCTTAAAGGAAATCATTTTGGGTGAATCGGCTGTAGCTGAAATTGCTCCTAATTTTGCTTTTGAGTTATTGTCTCATATGAAGGGTGGACCTTCTATAGATGTATTATTGGATTTAGCTTTGGGTACTGATAGTGCTATAGCACAGCAAGCTGCTGAAGTACTTAAAACGCAAGTTTTCCTTTATGATGCGGATACAGCTCGTTTGAAAGAAGCGTTCGAACAAGGCAACGTTATTGCAAAAGATATTCTAGAAAGTTATGTAAAAGCGGAATTCTTTACTAAACTTCCTGAAGTGGCAGAAGAAATTCAGATTGTCACTTTTATAGCAGGCGAGGGTGATATTTCGACAGATTTGCTATCTCCAGGTAATCAAGCGCACTCGCGCTCAGACCGTGAGCTACATGGTAAATGTATGATTACGCCCGAAGCACAACAACAGATTCAGGACCTGCAGCGGCAGCACGTTGGTAAAAGTGTGATGCTGATTGCTGAAAAGGGAACGATGGGCGTGGGTTCATCACGTATGTCAGGTGTCAATAATGTAGCGTTATGGACGGGTAAGCAAGCTAGCCCTTATGTTCCTTTTGTCAATATAGCACCAATCGTAGGAGGTACGAACGGCATCTCGCCAATTTTCTTAACGACAGTGGATGTTACCGGTGGTATTGGTGTCGATCTTAAAAACTGGGTGAAAAAGGTCGATGCAAATGGAAACGTTGTTCGTAATGAAAAAGATGAACCAATTTTAGAAGAAGTATATTCTGTTGCTACAGGTACTGTACTAACTATCAATACGAAGACAAAAAAATTATACAATGGTACTGAGGAGTTAATTGATATTTCGAAAGCACTTACTCCTCAAAAAATGGAATTTATCAAAGCAGGTGGCTCTTATGCTATCGTATTTGGTAAAAAAATCCAAACTTTCGCGGCACAGACTCTAGGGGTAGAAGCTCCCGCGGTATTTGCGCCTGCTAAAGAGATCACAATCGAGGGGCAAGGACTGACCGCAGTAGAAAAAATCTTTAACAAGAATGCTGTTGGTGTAAGTCCGGGTAAGGTATTGCATGCTGGTTCGGACGTTCGTGTAAAAGTGAATATTGTGGGCTCTCAAGATACAACGGGGCTGATGACTGCGCAAGAGCTGGAAGCAATGGCGGCTACAGTAATCGCTCCAACCGTTGACGGAGCTTATCAATCTGGATGTCACACGGCATCGGTATGGGATAAAAAAGCGCAAGCTAATATTCCAAAACTGATGAAATTTATGAATGACTTTGGATTGATTACGGCGCGCGACCCTAAAGGTTCTTATCACTCGATGACAGATGTAATCCACAAAGTGCTGAATGATATTACGATAGACGAATGGGCGATTATTATCGGTGGTGATTCGCATACACGTATGTCCAAAGGTGTTGCTTTTGGTGCTGACTCTGGTACTGTTGCTTTAGCATTAGCGACAGGTGAGGCTTCTATGCCAATTCCTGAATCGGTAAAAGTTACTTTCAAAGGTAGCATGAAAGAGCATATGGATTTTCGTGACGTTGTCCACGCTACTCAATCACAAATGCTACAACAATTTGCTGGTGAAAACGTTTTCCAAGGTAGAATCATCGAAGTGCATATCGGTACGCTCTTAGCGGATCAGGCATTTACATTTACGGACTGGACTGCAGAGATGAAAGCAAAAGCTTCCATCTGTATTTCACAAGACGACACGTTAATTGAATCTTTAGAGATAGCTAAAAACCGTATCCAAATCATGATTGATAAGGGGATGGAAAATAAAAATAATGTGCTACAGGGTTTAATTGAGAAAGCAAACAGACGTATTGAAGAAATTAAATCTGGTGTTAAGCCAGCATTGACTCCAGATACAAATGCAAAATATTACGCTGAGGTCGTTATTGATTTGAATATCATTGAGGAGCCAATGATTGCCGATCCTGATGTCAATAATGCTGATGTATCCAAGCGTTATACGCATGATACTATACGCGAATTGTCATACTACGGCGGCAATAAAAAGGTAGACCTAGGATTTGTGGGGTCATGCATGGTTCACAAAGACGACTTGAAGATAGTTTCAAAAATGTTGAAAAATATTGAACAGCAGCAAGGTGCGGTTACTTTTAAGGCGCCGTTGGTCGTTGCTGCGCCTACTTACAATATTATAGATGAGTTGAAAGACGAAGGGGATTGGGAATTTCTACAAAAATATTCGGGATTTGAGTTTAGCGATGCCCTACCAAAGAGTGCTGCCCGTACAGAATATGAAAATATTATGTACTTAGAGCGCCCAGGCTGTAACCTGTGTATGGGTAATCAGGAAAAAGCTGCAAAAGGGGATACTGTCATGGCTACTTCAACTCGTTTGTTTCAAGGGCGTGTGGTCGAGGATAGGGATGGCAAAAAGGGAGAGTCTTTATTGGCTTCGACGCCTGTAGTCGTACTTTCGGCTATTTTAGGTCGTATTCCTAATATGGAAGAATATAAGGCTGCTGTAGAAGGTATTAACCTGACTAAATTTGCTCCGATTCCGACAAAATAA
- a CDS encoding HD family phosphohydrolase, protein MARLKIKYQREQLKQNTLVLKYAMVLTTIVLICVFLPKQPRFQYEFEKGKAWNHDNLVSPYNFAVLKTQEELNQDRKNILHTVQPIYNLSVSTAKEQIDQFNTDLAEKWQTSQMDSLKDKMSDYRAIGSELLSHIYMKGVISLNNRYQSREGATGDASDASKQYNFTLVNDNVATQKNTVDCYTIESAYNYIELALSKYSKVTHKKWLLETLKNYITINYIFNENLTNKIEQNALANISTTRGVVQKGELIAEKDKIINNETYQKLESLRKVYEDEAKISGNQNYVALGQFMIISLCITLLMVFLYFFRKDIYYNNRLLTIIFVVIIAMLGVLSWCVNLKIPSLYYIPYCGVPIIIRILFDTRVALNIHLLMVLIAALFVPNSYEFVFLQFVTGMVSIYSIKTLVKREQFLISSLIILATYLVAYIGLGLTRNGSFSNIYWSDILPFIVSVGLTLLAYPLIYAFERLFGIVSDLTLMELTNSNSKLLRELSLKAPGTFQHSLQVANLAEAAIYKIGGNPLMVRAGALYHDVGKMTNPQYFIENQISGHNPHDELTSEQSAQVIISHVHKGVEIARKNLLPEVVVDFIRTHHGTTRVDYFYNMFIKNNPDKLVDEALFRYPGPIPYSKETAVLMMADSVEAASRSMKEHTEQSINDLVDKIIDHKVAQKQFVDSNITMRDITEAARIFKSMLKSIYHVRIDYDLSRKKSD, encoded by the coding sequence GTGGCAAGATTAAAAATTAAGTATCAACGAGAACAATTAAAGCAGAATACCTTGGTATTAAAGTACGCAATGGTCCTTACGACGATTGTACTCATCTGTGTTTTTCTACCAAAACAACCCCGTTTTCAATATGAATTCGAAAAGGGGAAAGCATGGAATCACGACAACCTTGTATCTCCTTACAATTTTGCGGTACTTAAGACCCAAGAAGAGCTAAACCAAGACCGTAAAAACATCTTGCACACCGTCCAGCCTATCTATAACTTAAGTGTTAGTACAGCCAAGGAGCAAATCGACCAATTCAATACAGATCTCGCTGAAAAATGGCAGACCAGCCAGATGGACTCTCTTAAAGACAAGATGTCGGACTACCGCGCAATAGGCTCCGAACTACTCAGTCATATATACATGAAGGGAGTCATTTCGCTCAATAATAGATATCAAAGTCGTGAAGGAGCTACCGGAGATGCTTCTGATGCATCCAAACAGTACAATTTCACGCTAGTCAACGATAATGTCGCTACACAAAAAAATACCGTTGACTGCTACACCATCGAGTCTGCATACAATTATATCGAATTGGCTTTGTCAAAATATTCTAAAGTCACACACAAGAAATGGCTACTGGAAACGCTCAAGAACTACATTACTATCAATTACATTTTCAATGAAAATCTTACCAATAAAATTGAGCAAAATGCATTAGCCAATATATCCACTACACGAGGTGTTGTTCAGAAAGGGGAGCTCATAGCAGAGAAAGATAAAATTATTAATAACGAAACTTATCAAAAGCTTGAATCTCTACGTAAGGTTTACGAAGATGAAGCTAAGATCAGTGGTAATCAAAACTATGTCGCCCTTGGACAATTTATGATTATCTCTTTATGCATCACATTATTGATGGTTTTTTTATACTTCTTTCGTAAAGACATTTACTATAACAACAGGCTATTGACCATTATATTCGTCGTCATTATTGCCATGCTAGGTGTTCTTTCTTGGTGTGTAAACCTTAAAATACCAAGCCTTTACTATATACCTTATTGCGGGGTCCCCATTATTATTCGTATTTTATTTGACACGCGCGTAGCCCTCAATATACACCTATTAATGGTCCTCATTGCAGCATTGTTTGTCCCCAATTCCTATGAGTTTGTCTTTTTGCAATTCGTGACCGGCATGGTATCCATCTACAGTATTAAGACGCTTGTCAAGCGTGAGCAGTTTTTAATTTCCAGTTTAATCATTCTAGCTACATATTTAGTTGCCTACATCGGACTTGGGTTAACACGCAATGGTTCCTTTAGCAATATCTATTGGAGCGATATCCTCCCTTTCATTGTCAGTGTAGGCCTAACACTTCTAGCCTATCCGTTGATTTATGCTTTTGAGCGGCTCTTCGGGATAGTATCCGATTTGACATTGATGGAACTCACCAACAGTAACTCCAAGCTACTTCGAGAGTTGTCATTAAAGGCACCTGGTACTTTCCAACATTCGCTTCAAGTAGCTAATCTAGCTGAAGCCGCCATCTACAAAATTGGAGGCAACCCGCTAATGGTAAGAGCGGGCGCTCTTTATCACGATGTTGGAAAGATGACCAATCCCCAATACTTCATTGAAAACCAAATATCTGGGCACAACCCGCATGATGAGCTTACCTCGGAGCAGAGTGCACAGGTCATCATCTCACATGTCCACAAAGGGGTCGAGATTGCCCGTAAAAATCTACTACCCGAAGTAGTCGTTGATTTTATACGGACGCACCACGGAACTACCCGTGTAGACTATTTCTATAATATGTTCATTAAGAATAATCCGGACAAACTGGTAGACGAAGCTTTATTCCGTTACCCCGGTCCAATCCCCTATTCCAAAGAAACAGCAGTTTTAATGATGGCCGATTCGGTTGAAGCTGCCTCTCGAAGTATGAAAGAGCATACAGAGCAATCCATCAATGATCTTGTCGATAAAATTATCGACCACAAAGTAGCACAAAAGCAATTCGTAGATAGCAACATTACGATGAGGGATATCACAGAAGCCGCACGGATTTTTAAGTCCATGCTTAAGAGTATTTACCACGTCCGCATCGATTACGACTTGAGTCGAAAAAAAAGTGATTAA
- a CDS encoding MBL fold metallo-hydrolase, translated as MQLYTIDTGFFKLDGGAMFGVVPKSLWQKTNPPDARNLCTWATRLLLIEDGARLILIDTGLGDKQDAKFFGHYDLHGDDTLDKSLAKHGYARQDITDVFLTHLHFDHCGGAIARQGDRLVPAFTNAIYWSNERHWNWATVDPNPRERASFLKENILPIQESGQLRFIEQGQKLTNHIDIRYTFGHTEAMMLPQITYKNKTILYMADLLPSVGHIPVPYVMSYDVRPLTTMDERKSYWEEIVDHEYILFLEHDSVHECCTLQHTEKGIRLKDTFSLSEIL; from the coding sequence ATGCAACTTTACACGATTGATACTGGATTTTTCAAGCTAGATGGAGGTGCCATGTTTGGAGTCGTTCCTAAATCCCTCTGGCAAAAGACCAACCCACCAGATGCCCGCAACCTCTGCACTTGGGCGACCAGATTGCTGCTAATAGAAGACGGTGCACGGCTAATACTCATTGACACTGGCCTAGGCGACAAGCAAGATGCAAAGTTTTTCGGACATTACGACCTACATGGAGATGACACCTTGGACAAATCGCTTGCTAAACATGGTTATGCTAGACAGGATATTACCGATGTATTCCTTACGCACTTGCATTTCGATCATTGCGGAGGTGCTATCGCTCGTCAAGGTGACCGATTGGTACCAGCCTTTACCAATGCCATTTATTGGAGCAATGAACGACATTGGAATTGGGCTACAGTAGATCCCAATCCAAGAGAACGCGCTTCTTTTTTAAAAGAAAACATTCTCCCTATCCAAGAGAGTGGTCAGCTCCGATTCATAGAACAAGGTCAGAAGCTGACCAATCATATTGACATTCGATACACCTTCGGTCATACTGAGGCAATGATGCTTCCTCAAATTACTTATAAAAATAAAACAATTCTTTACATGGCCGATTTGCTTCCTTCTGTAGGGCACATACCCGTGCCCTACGTAATGAGTTACGACGTTCGCCCATTAACAACTATGGATGAGCGAAAGTCATATTGGGAAGAAATAGTCGATCACGAGTACATTCTATTCTTAGAACACGATTCGGTTCACGAATGTTGTACACTTCAACATACCGAAAAGGGAATTCGACTTAAAGACACCTTCTCTTTATCTGAAATATTATAG
- a CDS encoding LysR family transcriptional regulator, which yields MEIRHLIYFKTLAEELHFGRAAQKLFISQPPLSRQIKDLEDELNVLLFTRNNKRVALTPAGQYFLSASEKIIQQLNDAKIKAKQIQDAVSGEFKLGYISSIPKYILAHILKIVNEQYPLLRVSLYEVSTVKQKAALESGKLDLGIVRAPLLSDKLATVPLLSENFCLATPSPFINRPPELAKLPYVSYNSRYAPDYHQQFIAVCRHLGFEPQVIHECNNMSSILELVAHGLGIAIVPESAQGLQVHPGLHFFPLTDVPLGTSILLAFDEQSQHPALQFFIDNISEHYINK from the coding sequence ATGGAAATACGACATCTTATTTACTTCAAGACCTTAGCCGAAGAACTGCATTTCGGGAGGGCTGCCCAAAAGCTTTTTATATCGCAGCCTCCATTAAGCCGTCAGATCAAAGATCTGGAAGATGAGTTGAATGTCCTTCTATTTACCCGAAATAATAAAAGAGTGGCGCTAACTCCTGCAGGTCAATACTTTCTATCTGCTTCCGAAAAAATAATCCAACAATTAAACGATGCTAAGATTAAAGCCAAACAAATTCAGGATGCTGTCTCTGGTGAATTCAAACTGGGGTATATCAGTTCAATACCGAAGTATATCCTCGCACATATATTGAAAATTGTAAATGAACAATATCCATTGCTGCGCGTAAGTTTATATGAGGTGTCTACGGTCAAACAGAAAGCGGCTTTGGAAAGCGGGAAGCTTGATTTAGGAATTGTACGGGCACCGCTTTTGTCTGATAAGTTAGCGACAGTACCCCTGCTTAGCGAAAATTTTTGTTTGGCTACTCCTTCACCTTTCATCAATCGTCCGCCGGAGCTTGCCAAGTTACCTTATGTTTCCTATAACAGCCGATATGCTCCAGATTATCATCAACAATTTATAGCTGTTTGTCGCCATTTGGGCTTTGAACCTCAAGTAATTCACGAATGTAATAATATGTCTTCAATCCTTGAGCTGGTTGCACATGGCTTAGGCATCGCCATCGTTCCTGAGTCTGCCCAAGGTCTTCAAGTCCATCCTGGATTACACTTCTTCCCTCTCACAGATGTTCCTTTAGGGACATCTATTTTGTTGGCTTTTGACGAGCAGAGCCAGCACCCTGCTCTGCAATTCTTTATCGACAACATATCTGAACACTATATAAACAAGTAA